A window of Conger conger chromosome 13, fConCon1.1, whole genome shotgun sequence contains these coding sequences:
- the kctd14 gene encoding BTB/POZ domain-containing protein KCTD14 codes for MSLPDCRSIGKQSTPIFHLNSPIVQLNIGGHAYCTSLSTLRKCPNSKLADMFTGQPKLQTDAEGRFFIDRDGTHFKGVLEFLRNQQLPTEHVQEVYQEALFYDIKPLVKQLEETPQLFGEMVARQQFLARVPNYRENLEVIIRIARAEAIASRASSIIVCILRTEEDVSRYTDAINSLDTDKESVVSFGPWKAPPTVGDLLDCIKMDIEAKGYKISLQPHNEKGFRFRSYDFFYRLIFTWW; via the coding sequence AATTCACCCATTGTGCAGCTGAACATCGGTGGACATGCCTACTGCACATCACTGAGCACACTCAGAAAGTGCCCCAATTCTAAACTGGCAGATATGTTCACCGGACAGCCCAAGCTGCAAACAGATGCTGAAGGCCGATTCTTCATTGACAGAGATGGGACACACTTCAAAGGTGTCCTTGAGTTCTTGCGCAACCAACAGCTGcccactgagcatgtgcaggaaGTGTATCAAGAAGCACTGTTCTATGATATCAAGCCGTTGGTAAAGCAGCTGGAAGAGACGCCACAGCTCTTTGGAGAGATGGTGGCAAGACAGCAGTTCTTGGCGAGGGTGCCCAATTACCGGGAGAACCTGGAGGTGATTATTAGGATCGCCCGGGCAGAGGCCATCGCCAGTCGCGCTTCCAGTATTATTGTGTGCATTCTGAGAACGGAGGAGGATGTCAGCCGATACACTGATGCAATTAACAGCCTGGATACCGACAAAGAGTCAGTGGTGAGCTTTGGCCCCTGGAAAGCCCCTCCCACTGTTGGGGACCTGCTtgactgtataaaaatggaCATTGAAGCAAAGGGATACAAGATTTCTCTCCAACCGCACAATGAGAAGGGGTTCCGTTTTAGGAGCTATGACTTCTTTTACAGATTGATTTTCACTTGGTGGTGA